In the genome of Budorcas taxicolor isolate Tak-1 chromosome 23, Takin1.1, whole genome shotgun sequence, one region contains:
- the ITPRIP gene encoding inositol 1,4,5-trisphosphate receptor-interacting protein isoform X3, which produces MALGLFRVCLVVVTAIINHPLLFPRENATVPENEEEIIRQMQAHQEKLQLEQLRLEEELARLAADKEAEKEALEQVAEEGQQQNESRTAWDLWSTLCMILFLVIEVWRQDHQDAPSPECLGSDEDELPNLEGAPLRGLTLPNRATLDHFYERCIRGATADAARTREFVEGFVDDLLEALRSLCSRDSDMEVEDFIGVDSMYENWQVNKPLRCDLFVPFMPPEPYHFHPELWCSSRSAPLDRQGYGQIKVVRADEDTLGCICGKTKLGEDMLCLLHGRNHMVHHGSKAADPLCAPSSPYLDTMRVMKWFQTALTRAWHRIEHKYEFDLAFGQLDTPGSLKIRFRSGKFMPFNLIPVIQCDDSDLYFVSHLAREPGGGTRASSTDWLLSFAVYERHFLRVTSKALPEGACHLSCLQIASFLLSKQSRLTGPSGLGNYHLKTALLHLLLARRPADWKAEQLDARLHELLCFLEKSLLEKKLQHFFIGNRKVPEAMGLPEAVRRAEPLNLFRPFVLQRSLYRKTVDSFYEMLKNAPALISEYSLHIPSDHASLPPKTVIL; this is translated from the coding sequence ATGGCCCTGGGGCTTTTCCGGGTGTGCCTAGTGGTGGTGACGGCCATCATCAACCACCCGCTGCTGTTCCCGCGAGAGAACGCCACGGTCCCCGAAAACGAGGAGGAGATCATCCGTCAGATGCAGGCGCACCAGGAGAAGCTGCAGCTGGAGCAGCTGCGCCTAGAGGAGGAGTTGGCGCGGCTGGCGGCCGACAAGGAGGCCGAGAAGGAGGCATTGGAGCAGGTGGCAGAGGAGGGCCAGCAGCAGAATGAGAGCCGCACCGCCTGGGACCTGTGGAGCACTCTCTGCATGATCCTCTTCCTGGTGATCGAGGTGTGGCGGCAAGACCACCAGGACGCGCCCTCGCCCGAGTGCCTGGGCTCGGATGAGGACGAGCTGCCCAACCTGGAGGGCGCCCCGCTCCGGGGCCTCACCCTGCCCAACAGGGCCACGCTCGACCACTTCTACGAGCGCTGCATCCGGGGAGCCACAGCTGACGCCGCCCGCACCCGGGAGTTTGTGGAAGGCTTCGTGGATGACTTGCTGGAAGCCCTGAGGAGCCTGTGCAGCCGGGACTCGGACATGGAGGTGGAGGACTTCATCGGCGTGGACAGCATGTACGAGAACTGGCAGGTGAACAAGCCTCTGCGGTGCGACCTCTTCGTACCCTTCATGCCCCCGGAGCCCTACCACTTCCACCCAGAGCTCTGGTGCTCTAGCCGCTCTGCGCCTTTGGATCGCCAGGGCTATGGCCAGATCAAGGTGGTCCGGGCCGACGAGGACACGCTGGGCTGTATCTGCGGCAAGACCAAGCTTGGAGAAGACATGCTGTGTCTCCTCCATGGCAGGAACCACATGGTGCACCACGGCAGCAAGGCAGCAGACCCGCTGTGCGCCCCCAGCTCCCCGTACCTGGACACCATGCGCGTCATGAAGTGGTTCCAGACCGCCCTCACCAGAGCCTGGCACCGCATCGAGCACAAGTATGAGTTCGACCTGGCCTTTGGCCAGCTGGACACCCCGGGGTCCCTCAAGATCAGGTTCCGCTCGGGGAAGTTCATGCCCTTCAACCTAATTCCCGTGATCCAGTGTGACGACTCCGATCTGTACTTCGTCTCCCACCTTGCCCGGGAGCCTGGCGGGGGTACCCGGGCATCCAGCACCGATTGGCTTCTGTCCTTCGCTGTCTATGAGCGCCACTTCCTCAGGGTAACCTCGAAGGCGCTGCCCGAGGGCGCCTGCCACCTCAGCTGCTTGCAGATCGCCTCCTTCCTGCTCTCCAAGCAGAGCCGCCTGACCGGCCCCAGCGGGTTGGGCAACTACCACCTGAAGACCGCCCTTCTGCACCTCTTGCTCGCCCGGCGGCCTGCCGACTGGAAAGCCGAGCAGCTCGACGCTCGTCTCCACGAGCTGCTCTGCTTCCTGGAGAAGAGCCTGCTGGAGAAGAAGCTCCAGCACTTTTTCATCGGCAACCGCAAGGTGCCAGAGGCCATGGGGCTCCCTGAGGCCGTGCGCAGGGCGGAGCCTCTCAACCTCTTCCGGCCCTTCGTCCTACAGCGAAGTCTCTACCGGAAGACAGTGGACTCCTTCTATGAGATGCTCAAGAATGCCCCAGCGCTCATTAGCGAGTACTCCCTCCATATTCCCTCAGACCATGCCAGCCTGCCCCCGAAAACTGTCATCTTGTAG
- the ITPRIP gene encoding inositol 1,4,5-trisphosphate receptor-interacting protein isoform X2, with protein MYGAALQRKAAAMALGLFRVCLVVVTAIINHPLLFPRENATVPENEEEIIRQMQAHQEKLQLEQLRLEEELARLAADKEAEKEALEQVAEEGQQQNESRTAWDLWSTLCMILFLVIEVWRQDHQDAPSPECLGSDEDELPNLEGAPLRGLTLPNRATLDHFYERCIRGATADAARTREFVEGFVDDLLEALRSLCSRDSDMEVEDFIGVDSMYENWQVNKPLRCDLFVPFMPPEPYHFHPELWCSSRSAPLDRQGYGQIKVVRADEDTLGCICGKTKLGEDMLCLLHGRNHMVHHGSKAADPLCAPSSPYLDTMRVMKWFQTALTRAWHRIEHKYEFDLAFGQLDTPGSLKIRFRSGKFMPFNLIPVIQCDDSDLYFVSHLAREPGGGTRASSTDWLLSFAVYERHFLRVTSKALPEGACHLSCLQIASFLLSKQSRLTGPSGLGNYHLKTALLHLLLARRPADWKAEQLDARLHELLCFLEKSLLEKKLQHFFIGNRKVPEAMGLPEAVRRAEPLNLFRPFVLQRSLYRKTVDSFYEMLKNAPALISEYSLHIPSDHASLPPKTVIL; from the coding sequence GAAAGCTGCCGCCATGGCCCTGGGGCTTTTCCGGGTGTGCCTAGTGGTGGTGACGGCCATCATCAACCACCCGCTGCTGTTCCCGCGAGAGAACGCCACGGTCCCCGAAAACGAGGAGGAGATCATCCGTCAGATGCAGGCGCACCAGGAGAAGCTGCAGCTGGAGCAGCTGCGCCTAGAGGAGGAGTTGGCGCGGCTGGCGGCCGACAAGGAGGCCGAGAAGGAGGCATTGGAGCAGGTGGCAGAGGAGGGCCAGCAGCAGAATGAGAGCCGCACCGCCTGGGACCTGTGGAGCACTCTCTGCATGATCCTCTTCCTGGTGATCGAGGTGTGGCGGCAAGACCACCAGGACGCGCCCTCGCCCGAGTGCCTGGGCTCGGATGAGGACGAGCTGCCCAACCTGGAGGGCGCCCCGCTCCGGGGCCTCACCCTGCCCAACAGGGCCACGCTCGACCACTTCTACGAGCGCTGCATCCGGGGAGCCACAGCTGACGCCGCCCGCACCCGGGAGTTTGTGGAAGGCTTCGTGGATGACTTGCTGGAAGCCCTGAGGAGCCTGTGCAGCCGGGACTCGGACATGGAGGTGGAGGACTTCATCGGCGTGGACAGCATGTACGAGAACTGGCAGGTGAACAAGCCTCTGCGGTGCGACCTCTTCGTACCCTTCATGCCCCCGGAGCCCTACCACTTCCACCCAGAGCTCTGGTGCTCTAGCCGCTCTGCGCCTTTGGATCGCCAGGGCTATGGCCAGATCAAGGTGGTCCGGGCCGACGAGGACACGCTGGGCTGTATCTGCGGCAAGACCAAGCTTGGAGAAGACATGCTGTGTCTCCTCCATGGCAGGAACCACATGGTGCACCACGGCAGCAAGGCAGCAGACCCGCTGTGCGCCCCCAGCTCCCCGTACCTGGACACCATGCGCGTCATGAAGTGGTTCCAGACCGCCCTCACCAGAGCCTGGCACCGCATCGAGCACAAGTATGAGTTCGACCTGGCCTTTGGCCAGCTGGACACCCCGGGGTCCCTCAAGATCAGGTTCCGCTCGGGGAAGTTCATGCCCTTCAACCTAATTCCCGTGATCCAGTGTGACGACTCCGATCTGTACTTCGTCTCCCACCTTGCCCGGGAGCCTGGCGGGGGTACCCGGGCATCCAGCACCGATTGGCTTCTGTCCTTCGCTGTCTATGAGCGCCACTTCCTCAGGGTAACCTCGAAGGCGCTGCCCGAGGGCGCCTGCCACCTCAGCTGCTTGCAGATCGCCTCCTTCCTGCTCTCCAAGCAGAGCCGCCTGACCGGCCCCAGCGGGTTGGGCAACTACCACCTGAAGACCGCCCTTCTGCACCTCTTGCTCGCCCGGCGGCCTGCCGACTGGAAAGCCGAGCAGCTCGACGCTCGTCTCCACGAGCTGCTCTGCTTCCTGGAGAAGAGCCTGCTGGAGAAGAAGCTCCAGCACTTTTTCATCGGCAACCGCAAGGTGCCAGAGGCCATGGGGCTCCCTGAGGCCGTGCGCAGGGCGGAGCCTCTCAACCTCTTCCGGCCCTTCGTCCTACAGCGAAGTCTCTACCGGAAGACAGTGGACTCCTTCTATGAGATGCTCAAGAATGCCCCAGCGCTCATTAGCGAGTACTCCCTCCATATTCCCTCAGACCATGCCAGCCTGCCCCCGAAAACTGTCATCTTGTAG
- the ITPRIP gene encoding inositol 1,4,5-trisphosphate receptor-interacting protein isoform X1, producing the protein MEELLVEASSKIAHLRRKAAAMALGLFRVCLVVVTAIINHPLLFPRENATVPENEEEIIRQMQAHQEKLQLEQLRLEEELARLAADKEAEKEALEQVAEEGQQQNESRTAWDLWSTLCMILFLVIEVWRQDHQDAPSPECLGSDEDELPNLEGAPLRGLTLPNRATLDHFYERCIRGATADAARTREFVEGFVDDLLEALRSLCSRDSDMEVEDFIGVDSMYENWQVNKPLRCDLFVPFMPPEPYHFHPELWCSSRSAPLDRQGYGQIKVVRADEDTLGCICGKTKLGEDMLCLLHGRNHMVHHGSKAADPLCAPSSPYLDTMRVMKWFQTALTRAWHRIEHKYEFDLAFGQLDTPGSLKIRFRSGKFMPFNLIPVIQCDDSDLYFVSHLAREPGGGTRASSTDWLLSFAVYERHFLRVTSKALPEGACHLSCLQIASFLLSKQSRLTGPSGLGNYHLKTALLHLLLARRPADWKAEQLDARLHELLCFLEKSLLEKKLQHFFIGNRKVPEAMGLPEAVRRAEPLNLFRPFVLQRSLYRKTVDSFYEMLKNAPALISEYSLHIPSDHASLPPKTVIL; encoded by the coding sequence GAAAGCTGCCGCCATGGCCCTGGGGCTTTTCCGGGTGTGCCTAGTGGTGGTGACGGCCATCATCAACCACCCGCTGCTGTTCCCGCGAGAGAACGCCACGGTCCCCGAAAACGAGGAGGAGATCATCCGTCAGATGCAGGCGCACCAGGAGAAGCTGCAGCTGGAGCAGCTGCGCCTAGAGGAGGAGTTGGCGCGGCTGGCGGCCGACAAGGAGGCCGAGAAGGAGGCATTGGAGCAGGTGGCAGAGGAGGGCCAGCAGCAGAATGAGAGCCGCACCGCCTGGGACCTGTGGAGCACTCTCTGCATGATCCTCTTCCTGGTGATCGAGGTGTGGCGGCAAGACCACCAGGACGCGCCCTCGCCCGAGTGCCTGGGCTCGGATGAGGACGAGCTGCCCAACCTGGAGGGCGCCCCGCTCCGGGGCCTCACCCTGCCCAACAGGGCCACGCTCGACCACTTCTACGAGCGCTGCATCCGGGGAGCCACAGCTGACGCCGCCCGCACCCGGGAGTTTGTGGAAGGCTTCGTGGATGACTTGCTGGAAGCCCTGAGGAGCCTGTGCAGCCGGGACTCGGACATGGAGGTGGAGGACTTCATCGGCGTGGACAGCATGTACGAGAACTGGCAGGTGAACAAGCCTCTGCGGTGCGACCTCTTCGTACCCTTCATGCCCCCGGAGCCCTACCACTTCCACCCAGAGCTCTGGTGCTCTAGCCGCTCTGCGCCTTTGGATCGCCAGGGCTATGGCCAGATCAAGGTGGTCCGGGCCGACGAGGACACGCTGGGCTGTATCTGCGGCAAGACCAAGCTTGGAGAAGACATGCTGTGTCTCCTCCATGGCAGGAACCACATGGTGCACCACGGCAGCAAGGCAGCAGACCCGCTGTGCGCCCCCAGCTCCCCGTACCTGGACACCATGCGCGTCATGAAGTGGTTCCAGACCGCCCTCACCAGAGCCTGGCACCGCATCGAGCACAAGTATGAGTTCGACCTGGCCTTTGGCCAGCTGGACACCCCGGGGTCCCTCAAGATCAGGTTCCGCTCGGGGAAGTTCATGCCCTTCAACCTAATTCCCGTGATCCAGTGTGACGACTCCGATCTGTACTTCGTCTCCCACCTTGCCCGGGAGCCTGGCGGGGGTACCCGGGCATCCAGCACCGATTGGCTTCTGTCCTTCGCTGTCTATGAGCGCCACTTCCTCAGGGTAACCTCGAAGGCGCTGCCCGAGGGCGCCTGCCACCTCAGCTGCTTGCAGATCGCCTCCTTCCTGCTCTCCAAGCAGAGCCGCCTGACCGGCCCCAGCGGGTTGGGCAACTACCACCTGAAGACCGCCCTTCTGCACCTCTTGCTCGCCCGGCGGCCTGCCGACTGGAAAGCCGAGCAGCTCGACGCTCGTCTCCACGAGCTGCTCTGCTTCCTGGAGAAGAGCCTGCTGGAGAAGAAGCTCCAGCACTTTTTCATCGGCAACCGCAAGGTGCCAGAGGCCATGGGGCTCCCTGAGGCCGTGCGCAGGGCGGAGCCTCTCAACCTCTTCCGGCCCTTCGTCCTACAGCGAAGTCTCTACCGGAAGACAGTGGACTCCTTCTATGAGATGCTCAAGAATGCCCCAGCGCTCATTAGCGAGTACTCCCTCCATATTCCCTCAGACCATGCCAGCCTGCCCCCGAAAACTGTCATCTTGTAG